One window of Centropristis striata isolate RG_2023a ecotype Rhode Island chromosome 21, C.striata_1.0, whole genome shotgun sequence genomic DNA carries:
- the nat9 gene encoding N-acetyltransferase 9 — MKINENTLLEGHRVVLVPYNAEHVPRYHEWMKSPELQQLTASEPLTLEQEYDMQQSWREDDDKCTFIILDKQRWADSSSHEEQCMVGDVNIFLTDPTDPSLAELEIMIAESSHRGKGIGKEVTRMMMSYGVTRLGIKKFEVKIGLGNEVSIAMFKKLHFHELSVCKVFKEMTLEMTVDESVRTKLLHDTSDMKERDYRQTCSNRHELQSQV; from the exons ATGAAGATAAACGAGAACACTTTGCTGGAGGGACACAGAGTCGTGTTGGTTCCCTACAACGCGGAGCACGTGCCCAG GTATCATGAGTGGATGAAGTCTcctgagctgcagcagctgaccGCCTCGGAGCCGCTGACTCTGGAGCAGGAGTACGACATGCAGCAGAGCTGGAGAGAAGACGATGACA AGTGCACGTTCATCATCTTGGACAAGCAGCGCTGGGCGGACAGCAGCTCACACGAGGAGCAGTGCATGGTGGGAGATGTCAACATCTTCCTCACTGACCCCACAGACCCTTCTCTGGCGGAGCTGGAGATCATGATTGCAG AGTCCAGTCACCGAGGCAAGGGCATCGGGAAAGAGGTGACACGAATGATGATGAGCTACG GAGTCACCAGACTTGGGATCAAAAAGTTTGAAGTGAAAATTGGGCTGGGGAATGAAGTCAGCATCGCCATGTTCAAGAAACTCCACTTCCACGAG TTGTCGGTGTGTAAAGTTTTCAAAGAGATGACCCTGGAGATGACGGTGGACGAGTCGGTGCGGACGAAGCTGCTGCACGACACGTCCGACATGAAGGAGCGAGACTACAGACAGACCTGCAGCAACAGACACGAGCTGCAGTCGCAAGTCTGA